In a single window of the Populus alba chromosome 16, ASM523922v2, whole genome shotgun sequence genome:
- the LOC118037556 gene encoding reticulon-like protein B12, whose amino-acid sequence MGSSSRLFNRQRTVHEIFGGGFVADVILWRQMNITIGILLVTLSSWVVFERSGYTLLSLVSSVLLLLAVILFLWAKSAAILNRPAPPLPRLHLSEETVTEVAFLIRTRLNALLSISQDIALGKDTKLFLKVAAYLLLISVVGGLTDFLTLGYASLLIVLTIPALYEKYEDYLDRYAGMVFKKSHQLYLKVDVECIGRVQNWILERQKLS is encoded by the exons ATGGGTTCATCCAGTCGATTGTTTAACAGACAAAGAACTGTTCATGAGATCTTTGGAGGAGGTTTTG TGGCGGATGTGATACTGTGGAGGCAAATGAATATTACAATTGGGATACTTCTAGTTACTCTATCTTCTTGGGTGGTGTTTGAGAGATCCGGTTACACTCTTCTATCACTTGTTTCTAGTGTTCTCCTCCTCCTTGCTGTCATTCTCTTTCTCTGGGCCAAATCTGCTGCAATTCTTAATCG ACCTGCTCCACCTTTACCACGGTTGCATCTGTCCGAAGAAACAGTGACTGAGGTTGCTTTTTTGATCCGCACTCGCTTGAATGCTTTGCTCTCAATTTCCCAGGACATTGCCTTGGGTAAGGATACAAAGTTGTTCTTGAAGGTAGCTGCATACCTGTTGCTGATATCTGTTGTTGGTGGCTTAACTGATTTTCTTACTCTGGGCTACGCCA GCCTTCTGATCGTTCTGACAATTCCAGCGCTATATGAGAAATATGAAGATTATCTTGATAGATATGCAGGGATGGTGTTCAAGAAATCACACCAATTGTATCTGAAAGTTGATGTTGAGTGTATTGGCAGAGTCCAAAATTGGATTCTGGAGAGGCAGAAACTAAGTTGA
- the LOC118037557 gene encoding ataxin-3 homolog, with product MEGVSNGGMLYHEVQEAKLCAVHCVNTVLQGPFFSEFDLAALASDLDTKERQMMQEGTVSAAASGDFLSAESHNVSLGGDFSIQVLQKALEVWDLQVIASDSPVAEHAQIDPDLENAFICHLHDHWFCIRKVNGEWYNFDSLYAAPQHLSKFYLAAYLDSLKNSGWSIFLVRGNFPKEFPIASSEASNGYGQWLSPEDAERIIKSCNNTQSPQRINSTQQDSDPYQEILLEMEDQDMKAAIAASLMEPSQSMSRVETGSPQKDNEDTKDDNKDSEDKKAQ from the exons ATGGAAGGAGTGAGCAATGGAGGGATGTTGTACCACGAGGTACAAGAGGCAAAGCTATGCGCCGTACATTGTGTTAACACGGTGTTACAAGGACCATTCTTTTCAGAATTCGATTTGGCGGCGCTTGCTTCGGATCTCGATACGAAAGAGCGCCAGATGATGCAAGAGGGCACCGTCTCCGCCGCTGCTTCTGGTGATTTTCTCTCCGCCGAGTCTCATAATGTCTCCTTAGGCGGTGATTTCAGTATCCAG GTTTTACAAAAGGCTTTAGAGGTGTGGGACTTGCAGGTCATTGCCTCTGATAGTCCGGTTGCTGAGCATGCACAGATTGACCCTGATCTAGAAAATGCTTTTATTTGTCATTTGCATGATCATTGGTTCTGCATTAGGAAAGTGAATGGGGAGTGGTATAACTTTGACAGCCTCTACGCAGCTCCACAACACTTATCCAAGTTTTACCTTGCAGCCTATCTGGATTCTCTTAAAAACTCTGGCTGGAGCATTTTCCTGGTGAGAGGAAACTTCCCGAAAGAGTTTCCCATTGCTTCCTCTGAAGCTTCCAATGGTTATGGGCAGTGGCTGTCTCCTGAAGATGCCGAGAGGATTATTAAATCCTGCAACAACACGCAGTCTCCTCAGAGAATCAATTCCACTCAACAGGATTCTGACCCATACCAAGAAATTCTGTTAGAAATGGAGGACCAGGACATGAAAGCTGCAATAGCTGCCAGCTTGATGGAACCTTCCCAATCCATGAGCAGGGTGGAAACTGGCAGTCCTCAAAAAGACAATGAAGATACCAAAGATGACAACAAAGATAGCGAGGACAAAAAGGCTCAATAA
- the LOC118037558 gene encoding OVARIAN TUMOR DOMAIN-containing deubiquitinating enzyme 3 isoform X1, whose product MAEKSTNEHILEQLKHGFAHFELVSSPLPSISTSKPHSFPPPFFSANTHRFFARIGPSLGSHSMKKVEHYSVQKVTGDGRCLFRSLVKGMAFNKGISLNPREERNNADELRMAVKEVICDSKEERKQYEEAVIAITVDESLKRYCQRIQRPDFWGGESELLVLSRLCNQPIIVYIPEHEHAGGGWGSGFIPIAEYGAEFQKGSWKGKPRKAVRLLYSGKNHYDLLV is encoded by the exons ATGGCGGAGAAGTCCACAAACG AGCATATTTTAGAGCAGCTGAAACATGGGTTTGCCCATTTTGAGCTCGTCTCTTCCCCACTTCCTTCAATTTCCACCTCCAAACCTCACTCATTTCCTCCGCCTTTCTTCTCTGCCAACACCCATCGCTTCTTCGCTAGAATCGGGCCTTCACT GGGCTCACATTCGATGAAAAAAGTAGAGCATTATTCAGTTCAGAAAGTTACCGGAGATGGGCGCTGTCTTTTTCGTTCTCTG GTCAAAGGAATGGCTTTCAACAAGGGCATCTCTCTTAATCCacgagaagagagaaataatgCAG ATGAACTACGAATGGCTGTGAAAGAGGTTATATGTGATAGTAAAGAAGAACGCAAACAGTACGAAGAAGCAGTTATTGCAATCACGGTTGATGAGTCTTTGAAACG TTACTGCCAACGCATTCAGCGACCTGATTTTTGGGGAGGCGAGTCAGAGCTACTG GTACTGTCAAGATTGTGTAATCAGCCAATCATTGTTTACATACCAGAGCATGAG CACGCCGGTGGTGGGTGGGGCTCTGGCTTTATTCCCATAGCAGAGTACGGAGCTGAGTTCCAGAAGGGCTCTTGGAAGGGGAAGCCCAGGAAAGCTGTGAGGCTACTGTACAGTGGTAAGAATCATTACGACTTGCTTGTCTGA
- the LOC118037558 gene encoding OVARIAN TUMOR DOMAIN-containing deubiquitinating enzyme 3 isoform X2 gives MGLPILSSSLPHFLQFPPPNLTHFLRLSSLPTPIASSLESGLHCRGSHSMKKVEHYSVQKVTGDGRCLFRSLVKGMAFNKGISLNPREERNNADELRMAVKEVICDSKEERKQYEEAVIAITVDESLKRYCQRIQRPDFWGGESELLVLSRLCNQPIIVYIPEHEHAGGGWGSGFIPIAEYGAEFQKGSWKGKPRKAVRLLYSGKNHYDLLV, from the exons ATGGGTTTGCCCATTTTGAGCTCGTCTCTTCCCCACTTCCTTCAATTTCCACCTCCAAACCTCACTCATTTCCTCCGCCTTTCTTCTCTGCCAACACCCATCGCTTCTTCGCTAGAATCGGGCCTTCACT gcaGGGGCTCACATTCGATGAAAAAAGTAGAGCATTATTCAGTTCAGAAAGTTACCGGAGATGGGCGCTGTCTTTTTCGTTCTCTG GTCAAAGGAATGGCTTTCAACAAGGGCATCTCTCTTAATCCacgagaagagagaaataatgCAG ATGAACTACGAATGGCTGTGAAAGAGGTTATATGTGATAGTAAAGAAGAACGCAAACAGTACGAAGAAGCAGTTATTGCAATCACGGTTGATGAGTCTTTGAAACG TTACTGCCAACGCATTCAGCGACCTGATTTTTGGGGAGGCGAGTCAGAGCTACTG GTACTGTCAAGATTGTGTAATCAGCCAATCATTGTTTACATACCAGAGCATGAG CACGCCGGTGGTGGGTGGGGCTCTGGCTTTATTCCCATAGCAGAGTACGGAGCTGAGTTCCAGAAGGGCTCTTGGAAGGGGAAGCCCAGGAAAGCTGTGAGGCTACTGTACAGTGGTAAGAATCATTACGACTTGCTTGTCTGA
- the LOC118037559 gene encoding acetyl-coenzyme A carboxylase carboxyl transferase subunit alpha, chloroplastic — MASSISNSAVAFTGATASDLLRSSKCCGVSGIPLRTLGKARFSVKTRDLSVVAKARKVKKHEYPWPADPDPNVKGGVLTHLSHFKPHKEKPKPVTLDFEKPLVALEKKIIDVRKMANETGLDFSDQIALLESKYQQALKDLYTHLTPIQRVNIARHPNRPTFLDHIFSITEKFVELHGDRAGYDDPAIVTGIGTIDGRRYMFMGHQKGRNTKENIMRNFGMPTPHGYRKALRMMYYADHHGFPIVTFIDTPGAYADLKSEELGQGEAIAHNLRTMFGLKVPIVSIVIGEGGSGGALAIGCANKLLMLENAVFYVASPEACAAILWKTAKAAPKAAEKLKITGPELCKLQIADGIIPEPLGGAHADPSWTSQQIKKAINETMDELKKMDTEALLKHRMLKFRKIGGFQEGVPVDPIRKVNMKKKEEPITRKTPVLELEDEVEKLKEQISKAKESSSKPTELALNEMIEKLKKEIDLEYSEAVEAIGLKDRLLNLREECAKANSQDHLMHPVLMDKIEKLHDEFNKGLPTVPNYASLKYKLGMLKEFSKAKCALEKKSKGEELKLDINKKIKEVMDRPEIKEKMQALKAEVQKSGVSTSADLDEGTRESISKMKKEIQLELANALKSMDLDVEIVTAKKLIDDGLKGKVESLREETSKKIENLMNSSDLKNTIQLLKLEVAKAGKTPDVASKKKIEALEQQIRQKLATAMNSSEIKSKHEELLAEIALESNGSLKNHDLKEGTPKNDESRVEINLGANRSFI, encoded by the exons ATGGCTTCTTCTATATCGAATTCGGCAGTTGCATTTACCGGAGCGACAGCTTCGGATCTTCTGCGGAGCTCGAAGTGCTGTGGTGTTAGTGGCATTCCGTTGAGAACCCTAGGAAAGGCGCGATTCAGTGTGAAAACGAGGGATTTATCGGTGGTTGCGAAGGCTAGGAAAGTTAAGAAGCATGAATATCCATGGCCTGCGGATCCGGATCCGAATGTGAAAGGCGGGGTTTTAACTCATTTATCGCATTTTAAGCCTCATAAAGAGAAGCCTAAACCGGTTACTTTGGATTTCGAGAAACCACTTGTTGCACTCGAAAAGAAGATCATCGAT GTGCGGAAGATGGCGAATGAAACTGGTTTGGACTTCAGCGATCAGATTGCATTGTTAGAGAGTAAATATCAACAG GCTCTAAAGGATCTGTATACGCATCTGACTCCTATACAACGTGTGAATATTGCACGCCATCCGAACAGGCCAACATTCCTTGATCACATATTTAGCATTACTGAAAAG TTTGTAGAGCTTCATGGAGATCGTGCAGGATATGATGATCCGGCTATTGTTACTGGTATAGGCACAATAGATGGTAGAAGATACATGTTCATGGGTCACCAAAAGGGAAGAAACACAAAAGAGAACATTATGCGTAACTTTGGGATGCCTACTCCTCATGG CTATCGGAAGGCTTTACGCATGATGTATTATGCAGATCACCATGGCTTCCCTATTGTTACTTTTATCGATACACCTGGAGCATATGCAGATCTTAAATCCGAGGAACTAGGCCAA GGCGAAGCCATTGCTCATAATTTGAGGACCATGTTCGGCCTAAAGGTTCCCATTGTTTCTATTGTTATTGGGGAAGGTGGCTCTGGTGGTGCTCTGGCCATTGGCTGTGCTAATAAATTGTTAATGCTTGAAAACGCAGTTTTCTATGTGGCCAG TCCTGAAGCATGTGCAGCAATTTTATGGAAGACTGCCAAAGCTGCTCCAAAG GCAGCTGAGAAGCTTAAAATCACTGGTCCCGAGTTGTGTAAGCTGCAAATTGCAGATGGAATCATACCT gagccACTAGGTGGAGCACATGCAGATCCATCATGGACCTCACAACAGATAAAGAAAGCAATTAACGAAACTATGGAT GAGCTCAAGAAAATGGACACAGAAGCTTTACTAAAACATCGCATGCTTAAGTTTCGAAAAATCGGTGGGTTTCAAGAAGGAGTCCCAGTTGATCCTATAAGAAAAGTCaacatgaagaagaaagaagaacccatcacaaggAAGACTCCAGTTCTGGAATTGGAGGATGAGGTTGAAAAACTGAAAGAGCAAATTTCAAAAGCCAAGGAGTCATCTAGCAAGCCTACAGAGTTGGCTTTAAATGAGATGATAGAGAAACTAAAAAAGGAGATTGATCTTGAATATTCTGAAGCTGTTGAAGCGATTGGCTTAAAGGATAGGTTATTGAATTTGCGGGAAGAATGTGCAAAAGCAAATTCACAGGACCATCTCATGCATCCAGTTCTGATGGACAAGATCGAAAAGCTTCATGATGAATTTAACAAGGGCCTGCCAACTGTTCCTAATTATGCGAGCCTGAAGTACAAGCTTGGCATGTTGAAGGAGTTTTCTAAAGCCAAATGCGCCTTGGAGAAGAAGAGCAAGGGTGAGGAGCTGAAACTGGATatcaataagaaaatcaaagaggTCATGGATAGGCCTGAAATTAAGGAGAAGATGCAAGCACTAAAGGCAGAAGTTCAAAAGTCAGGGGTTTCTACTTCTGCAGATTTAGATGAAGGCACAAGGGAGAGCATATCAAAGATGAAGAAAGAGATACAGTTGGAATTGGCGAATGCCCTCAAGTCCATGGATTTGGATGTTGAGATTGTAACGGCAAAGAAACTCATTGATGATGGCTTGAAGGGAAAGGTAGAAAGTTTGAGGGAGGAAACtagcaagaaaattgaaaatctGATGAACTCATCAGATCTTAAAAACACCATCCAGTTACTGAAGTTGGAGGTAGCCAAGGCAGGGAAAACACCCGATGTc